The Gaiellales bacterium genomic sequence TGCTTCAATCGCGCATTCGTCTTCTGGGGAGGCTCCGTGATCAAGTTCTGGCTATTCGTTCACCTTGCCGGGCTCGTGCTGCTTGCGGCCGGAGTCGGTATCGCGAACGTGTCCGGCATCATGATGAGCAAGTCGGTTTCGCCCACCATGCTCGCGATGTGGAGCAAGCTCAACCATCGTGTGGAGCATGTCGCGACGCTCCCTGGCGCGCTCATCCTCCTCGTCGCCGGAACGGTGCTGGTTGACAAGGAAGGATGGGACTACACCACCGGTTGGGTCGTGGCGGCCTACATCCTCTGGGTCGTTGCCGTGTTCCTGGGCGCCGGCGTCCTCGGCCGCCATGCCAGCCGGGTTCACCGGCTCGCGACCGCTGAAGTCGCGAACGGAGACCAGACGAGCGTCGAGGCCGCTCGCGCGGCCCGCTCGCCCGTCGGCCCGGTGGTCGGTAACCTGCTCAACGTCATCGTGCTGGTCTTCCTGTACCTGATGATCTACAAGCCTGGGAGCTGACGGCTGACCTCAAGGTCGATGTATGCGCCGGAAGTGTTTGCTCGTCGGCCCGCGTATGCAACCAGGCGAGGACCGACCCAGGCGCGCACCCAGCCACCCGCGCGCCCGCCTGGCCATCAGCCCGGCGGGCGCAAGGGAGGTCAGATCGGCGTGGTGTCCTCCGGCGCACGGGTGAAGTCGAGGTTCTCATCAAGAGGCGGTACACCGTGGTGCTGAGCGGCGTAGGCCGCCGCGTTGGCCACCTCCGCCGGGCGTAGCAGTCGCACGGCCGCAAACCAGACGACCGAAAGCACCACCACGCCAAGCGCCCAGTAGGCGGCCAGCCAGTTCAGGTTCGTGGTGTCGTGCGGCTGTGGGTTGAGCGCGCCGTAGAAGCCGAGAACGGGTGTCGCGACTGCTACGAGGACGATCAGGTACTGCCACCACTGGCCGTTCCTTCGTACCAGCAGGCCGATGGCCGCGCCCGCAACGATCAGGTAGACGAGCTCGACGGCAAACGATCCGGCGGTGGCCGCCACAAAGAAGGCGGCGAACTCCCGCGGCAGCCCAAACCGATCGAGGGTGTGACTATAGAGCCCCACGAGCATGAGAACGCCACCGCCGATCACGACCACCAGGTTTCCGACCCAGGGTGTGTTGTGACGTGAGGTCTTGGCGAAGAACCGGGGGAGCAGACCGTCTCGACCGAGAGCGAAGTACCCGCGGCCGATGGTGACACAGATCGCGAGTGCCAGGGCGGTCGCATCGAGAATGACGACGAGATCGATGATCGTGGCAAACCATGATCCGACGTACTTGGTCGCAAGGCCGTCCAGGGCAGTCGGGTCGAGCCACGCGCCCTTGTCGATGGCCGCCTTGCCCAGTCCGACCGAGATGGCATACGCCATCACGACGTAGAAGGCGGCCGAGGCGGCGACCGTGCCGATCAAGGCTCGCGGGATCGAGCGCGCCGGGTCATGACTTTCCTCTCCCAACGAGGCAGCAGCCTCGAAGCCGACGAAAAGC encodes the following:
- a CDS encoding DUF2269 family protein, which encodes MIKFWLFVHLAGLVLLAAGVGIANVSGIMMSKSVSPTMLAMWSKLNHRVEHVATLPGALILLVAGTVLVDKEGWDYTTGWVVAAYILWVVAVFLGAGVLGRHASRVHRLATAEVANGDQTSVEAARAARSPVGPVVGNLLNVIVLVFLYLMIYKPGS
- a CDS encoding APC family permease, with translation MSDVASERTTGGELGERRLGTIHAVAQALAIGPMFSTAIVLGFVSAPVTGAGFNTAISVLVAGLGVLAIAYSISLFARQYQGAGAVYEYLVRGAHPAVGILTAGVFFMGTLFLGGGGIYLGLGILTHDFWVAHISTSTVPAWWLLALLFLGLVVVLNYIGVRIAIGAMLTFAALSFTPMIILAVAIIVQGNNSIDIFNPGTTSTHTVFNGVMLGILLFVGFEAAASLGEESHDPARSIPRALIGTVAASAAFYVVMAYAISVGLGKAAIDKGAWLDPTALDGLATKYVGSWFATIIDLVVILDATALALAICVTIGRGYFALGRDGLLPRFFAKTSRHNTPWVGNLVVVIGGGVLMLVGLYSHTLDRFGLPREFAAFFVAATAGSFAVELVYLIVAGAAIGLLVRRNGQWWQYLIVLVAVATPVLGFYGALNPQPHDTTNLNWLAAYWALGVVVLSVVWFAAVRLLRPAEVANAAAYAAQHHGVPPLDENLDFTRAPEDTTPI